In Acidobacteriota bacterium, one DNA window encodes the following:
- a CDS encoding XRE family transcriptional regulator: protein MGTNLAAVLDNAPQTDTSVSASAFSAGRFADPREVLRCPQCQLVQFRTQNSLCRRCHESLDAVPEPEPVVAHISKAHDELEPGIETAEATGIPVPDVARAIRLWRQRRGLSQRQLAERMHVPRTYVSKIENDKATPTLTSLERMATAMETSVARLLEPNLGNVRIVEDAFVQALLPYLAALGPQHRERLLRASETLAARSC from the coding sequence ATGGGAACCAATTTAGCTGCCGTTCTGGACAACGCCCCACAGACAGACACATCGGTGTCTGCTTCGGCTTTTAGTGCCGGTCGATTCGCAGACCCGCGCGAAGTGTTGCGTTGCCCCCAATGCCAATTGGTGCAATTCCGCACCCAAAACAGCCTGTGCCGCCGCTGCCACGAATCGCTCGATGCGGTCCCGGAACCGGAGCCGGTCGTGGCGCATATTTCCAAGGCTCATGACGAGCTGGAGCCCGGCATCGAGACCGCCGAGGCCACCGGCATCCCCGTACCCGACGTGGCGCGAGCCATCCGGTTGTGGCGCCAGCGCCGCGGCTTGAGCCAGCGCCAGTTGGCCGAGCGCATGCACGTGCCCCGCACCTACGTCAGTAAGATCGAGAACGACAAGGCCACGCCCACGCTCACCTCGCTGGAGCGCATGGCCACGGCGATGGAGACCAGCGTGGCGCGCCTGCTGGAGCCAAATCTGGGCAACGTCCGCATCGTTGAGGACGCCTTCGTCCAGGCCCTGTTGCCGTATCTGGCGGCGCTGGGGCCGCAGCATCGTGAGCGGCTGCTGCGCGCCTCGGAGACCCTCGCTGCCCGGAGCTGCTGA
- the alaS gene encoding alanine--tRNA ligase, which translates to MPSSTEIRRRFLEFFEARGHRAVPSSSLVPQGDPTLLFTNAGMNQFKNVFLGQEKRDYVSAVSVQKCVRAGGKHNDLENVGFTHRHHTFFEMLGNFSFGDYFKDEAIPFAWELLTKDFGLPEKLLYATVYEDDDQAEAIWRQKIGLPADKVFRLGATENFWAMGDTGPCGPCSELHYDQGPEASEQGHKDCRFPCDCGRYVEIWNLVFMQFERDASGKMTPLPRPSIDTGAGLERLAAVLQGKISNYDTDLFQPIIAAAGERAGVRYGVGEKSDIALRILADHARASTFLIHDGVLPANEGRGYVLRKIIRRALRHGRTIGLEEAFLYALAGTVTDVMAPAYPELNDSRARVAEVLKAEEDRFAHTLALALNELEKSLAADPKRLAGAEAFRLYDTFGLPLDVIREIAGERHFCIDEAGFETAMAEQRERARASWKGGQQASASGVYQELVAAGRTRFDGYESTDSPDATIRALLRDGQPVASAEPGAELEAVLDHTPFYAASGGQIGDRGIWTTAAGLAAEVLDTYAPVSGLNVHRIRAKQTLQPGEHVEAMVDVERRDATRRNHTATHLLHAALRQVLGTHVKQAGSVVEPGRLRFDFTHFTPISPAQLEEIERLVNTEILKNAPVETRIMPLDEALATGAMALFGEKYQQQVRVVTVPGFSQELCGGTHTHHTGDIGLFKIVYETSVAAGIRRIEAVTGLGAYELAQAASQRVHQLTALLHTTEPELVAAAERSLDQLHQAQAEIRRLKMQAAAGGAGAARQQREIQGIKVVTQRVDDLDRAEMRVLADQARQKLGSGVVAFGGVQGEKFALIVAVTPDLAPRLPAGAILKALPGIKGGGRPELAEAGGADPAQLDSALSGVFQAVESNWTLAPGH; encoded by the coding sequence ATGCCTTCCAGCACCGAAATCCGGCGGCGCTTTCTGGAATTTTTCGAGGCACGCGGACACCGCGCCGTCCCCTCTTCATCCCTTGTGCCGCAGGGCGATCCGACGCTGCTGTTCACCAATGCCGGGATGAACCAGTTCAAGAACGTGTTTCTGGGGCAGGAAAAGCGCGATTACGTGAGTGCGGTCTCGGTGCAGAAGTGCGTGCGAGCCGGCGGCAAGCATAACGATCTTGAGAACGTCGGCTTCACGCATCGGCACCACACGTTTTTCGAGATGCTGGGCAATTTCAGCTTCGGCGACTACTTCAAAGATGAAGCGATTCCTTTTGCCTGGGAGCTGCTGACCAAGGACTTTGGCCTTCCCGAAAAACTCTTGTACGCCACCGTATACGAAGACGACGACCAGGCCGAAGCGATTTGGCGGCAGAAGATTGGCCTGCCAGCGGATAAAGTCTTCCGGCTGGGCGCGACGGAAAACTTTTGGGCCATGGGCGATACCGGGCCGTGCGGGCCATGCTCGGAGCTGCACTATGATCAGGGTCCCGAGGCCAGCGAGCAGGGGCACAAGGATTGCCGCTTTCCCTGCGACTGCGGCCGCTACGTCGAGATCTGGAACCTGGTCTTCATGCAATTCGAGCGCGATGCCAGTGGCAAGATGACGCCGCTGCCGCGGCCCTCGATCGATACCGGAGCAGGGCTGGAGCGCCTCGCTGCCGTGCTGCAGGGCAAGATCAGCAACTACGATACCGACTTGTTCCAGCCAATTATCGCGGCCGCGGGCGAACGCGCCGGCGTGCGCTATGGCGTCGGGGAAAAAAGCGACATCGCGCTTCGCATTCTGGCCGATCATGCGCGCGCGTCGACGTTCCTGATTCACGATGGCGTGCTGCCAGCGAATGAAGGGCGGGGCTATGTGCTGCGGAAAATTATCCGCCGGGCGCTGCGTCACGGCCGGACGATAGGGCTCGAAGAGGCGTTTCTGTATGCACTGGCCGGCACAGTGACGGATGTAATGGCGCCGGCTTATCCCGAGCTGAACGACAGCCGCGCGCGCGTGGCTGAAGTGCTCAAGGCGGAAGAAGACCGCTTCGCCCATACGCTGGCGCTGGCGCTGAACGAGCTGGAAAAATCGCTCGCCGCCGATCCGAAACGGCTGGCAGGCGCCGAAGCCTTCCGGCTGTACGACACCTTCGGATTGCCGCTGGATGTGATCCGCGAGATCGCCGGCGAGCGGCACTTCTGTATTGACGAGGCCGGTTTCGAAACCGCCATGGCGGAACAGCGCGAGCGCGCGCGGGCGAGCTGGAAAGGTGGCCAACAGGCGAGCGCCAGCGGCGTGTACCAAGAGCTGGTGGCCGCCGGGCGCACCCGCTTTGACGGCTACGAATCGACCGATAGCCCCGACGCGACCATTCGGGCGCTGCTGCGCGACGGCCAGCCGGTCGCGAGCGCCGAGCCGGGCGCGGAACTCGAAGCCGTACTGGATCACACGCCCTTTTATGCCGCAAGCGGCGGCCAGATTGGTGATCGTGGCATCTGGACCACCGCCGCTGGCCTGGCGGCCGAGGTACTCGATACCTATGCGCCCGTCAGCGGATTGAACGTGCATCGCATTCGCGCCAAACAGACGCTGCAACCCGGCGAGCACGTCGAGGCCATGGTCGACGTCGAGCGCCGCGACGCCACCCGGCGCAACCATACGGCCACGCACCTGCTCCACGCGGCGCTGCGGCAGGTATTGGGAACGCACGTGAAGCAGGCCGGATCGGTGGTTGAGCCGGGCCGCTTGCGGTTTGATTTCACCCACTTCACCCCGATCTCGCCCGCACAGCTTGAAGAGATCGAACGGCTGGTAAACACCGAGATCCTCAAAAACGCGCCGGTCGAGACGCGGATCATGCCGCTCGACGAAGCCCTGGCCACCGGCGCGATGGCGCTGTTTGGCGAAAAGTATCAGCAGCAGGTGCGCGTGGTCACGGTGCCCGGCTTCAGTCAGGAGCTTTGCGGCGGCACGCACACCCATCACACCGGCGACATCGGCCTGTTCAAGATTGTTTACGAGACCAGCGTCGCGGCCGGCATCCGCCGTATTGAGGCCGTCACCGGCCTGGGCGCGTATGAACTGGCCCAGGCGGCGAGCCAACGCGTGCACCAGTTGACGGCCCTGCTGCACACCACCGAACCGGAACTGGTTGCCGCGGCCGAACGCTCGCTCGACCAATTGCATCAGGCGCAGGCGGAGATTCGGCGTCTGAAAATGCAAGCGGCAGCAGGCGGCGCCGGCGCGGCACGCCAGCAGCGCGAGATTCAGGGAATCAAAGTAGTCACCCAGCGCGTAGACGATCTCGACCGCGCCGAAATGCGCGTGCTGGCCGACCAGGCGCGGCAGAAGTTGGGCAGCGGCGTGGTCGCGTTCGGCGGTGTGCAGGGCGAGAAATTCGCCCTGATCGTAGCCGTCACGCCGGATTTAGCGCCCCGGCTGCCTGCGGGAGCGATTCTCAAGGCCCTCCCGGGCATCAAGGGCGGAGGCCGTCCCGAGCTCGCCGAAGCCGGCGGCGCCGACCCCGCCCAATTGGACTCAGCGCTGTCAGGGGTCTTTCAAGCCGTCGAGTCCAACTGGACCCTGGCCCCCGGCCACTGA
- a CDS encoding glycosyl hydrolase, translating to MKRNIVMGVAAGAALAVAGWMGTRALPAHAQSGGGINQVLANLHYRLVGPYNGARTEAVSGVVGNPDVWYFGSVDGGVWKTTDAGKSWKPLFDREPVQSIGALEVAPSDPNTIYVGTGEACLRNDISYGDGMYKSTDGGKTWEHIGLDDTQHIAHVVIDPHDPNRVFVAAMGHASGPNAQRGIFRTTDGGKTWEKVLYKNDKTGGVDVVFDPQNPQILYAALYQFVRLPWRADSGGPGSGLYKSIDGGNTWTQVAGHGLPGGVWGKIGVAAAPNGQRVYALIEAKDGGLYVSNDAGATWKLVNDSDQYRQRAWYFTHIFADPKSNDMVYVENTGLYRSTDGGVKFKTIHGGDSHGFWIDPETPTHFITSSDEGAFISLDNGKNWSTNLNQPTGQFYSIATDNDVNYHLYGEKQDAGSVVIASRTNHGFIGPQDQYGASGGESGWLVPKPNDSNIVYGESYDGDMSRYNVKMGLSVPIGPWPDNPMGHGDIDMKYRFQWTAPIATSPWNPNVVFYGAQMLFKSTDMGDHWQIISPDLTRNDKSKQISSGGPITQDNTSAEYYDVIFSVAVSPVQKGILWAGSDDGLIHITRDGGKNWSDVTPADLKAPDHQWAKIGNIAASPFAACTAYVAARRNKLDDFAPYAYRTDDCGQTWTKITNGIPDGYYVQKVAPDTVRKGLLFAGTERGVFVSFDNGAQWQPLQLNLPHVSVRDLEVHDNDLVLATHGRAFWSLDDITPLRQWKPATASTQATLFKPEPARRTFGGGFDFFERGGSVAQNPPGPAVIDYYLAQPPQGPVEITVTNAQGEVMKSFSSANNPKPRANSGGERGGFARFFRHGVTVPNKQGFNRFTWNLEALTAPEPIKGEVLWGARGGVTPIVPTGEYTVKLTVDGQSYSQPLTVTLDPRLHATHADLVAQWDLAVKINHDLTQAWGAVRQMLALQTQIARVDTSAPASVQAAGNLLHGKLHTAIYKISNLDNKSGEDPLNFPIMLDNKLAVLGGRVEECTCAPQQGSIEVYSLLRSQLDAQLAAWRELQAKDIVAFNALLQQNKLAPVTVSSQP from the coding sequence ATGAAGCGAAACATTGTCATGGGTGTGGCGGCCGGAGCAGCACTCGCGGTTGCGGGCTGGATGGGAACCCGGGCTTTACCGGCTCACGCCCAATCGGGCGGCGGCATCAATCAAGTCCTGGCGAACCTGCATTATCGCCTGGTCGGACCCTATAACGGCGCGCGTACCGAGGCGGTCAGCGGGGTGGTCGGCAACCCCGACGTCTGGTACTTCGGCTCGGTGGATGGAGGAGTGTGGAAGACTACCGACGCCGGCAAGAGCTGGAAGCCGCTGTTTGACCGCGAGCCGGTGCAGTCGATTGGCGCGCTCGAAGTCGCGCCCTCCGACCCCAACACAATTTATGTCGGCACCGGCGAGGCCTGCCTGCGCAATGACATCTCGTACGGCGACGGCATGTACAAATCCACCGATGGCGGCAAGACCTGGGAGCACATCGGCCTCGACGACACCCAGCACATCGCGCACGTCGTCATCGACCCACACGATCCGAACCGCGTGTTCGTGGCGGCGATGGGGCACGCTTCCGGCCCGAACGCCCAGCGCGGCATTTTCCGCACCACCGACGGTGGCAAAACCTGGGAGAAGGTCCTGTACAAGAACGACAAGACCGGGGGCGTGGATGTTGTCTTCGATCCGCAGAATCCGCAGATTCTTTATGCCGCGCTGTACCAGTTCGTCCGCCTGCCCTGGCGCGCCGATAGCGGCGGCCCGGGCAGCGGCCTGTACAAGTCGATTGACGGAGGCAACACCTGGACCCAGGTCGCCGGCCATGGCTTGCCGGGTGGCGTGTGGGGCAAAATCGGCGTAGCCGCTGCGCCGAACGGTCAGCGCGTCTATGCGCTGATAGAGGCCAAGGACGGCGGCTTGTATGTATCGAACGACGCTGGCGCCACCTGGAAGCTGGTGAATGACAGTGACCAGTACCGGCAGCGCGCCTGGTACTTCACGCATATTTTTGCTGATCCCAAGAGCAACGATATGGTCTATGTCGAGAACACGGGCCTGTACCGTTCGACCGATGGCGGGGTGAAATTCAAGACGATTCATGGCGGCGATAGCCACGGCTTCTGGATTGATCCCGAAACTCCGACGCACTTCATCACCAGCTCGGACGAAGGCGCTTTCATTTCACTCGACAACGGCAAGAATTGGTCGACCAATCTGAACCAGCCCACCGGCCAGTTCTATTCCATCGCCACCGACAACGACGTGAACTATCACCTCTACGGCGAGAAGCAGGATGCCGGCTCGGTGGTCATCGCCAGCCGCACCAATCATGGCTTCATTGGCCCACAGGATCAGTACGGCGCCTCCGGCGGCGAGAGCGGTTGGCTGGTACCCAAACCGAATGACTCGAATATCGTCTATGGCGAGTCCTATGACGGCGACATGTCGCGCTACAACGTGAAGATGGGCTTGTCGGTGCCCATCGGCCCCTGGCCCGATAACCCCATGGGCCACGGCGACATTGACATGAAATATCGCTTCCAGTGGACGGCGCCGATTGCAACTTCACCCTGGAATCCCAATGTGGTCTTCTATGGCGCGCAGATGCTGTTCAAGAGCACGGACATGGGCGATCACTGGCAGATCATCAGCCCGGATTTAACCCGCAACGACAAATCGAAGCAGATCTCCTCCGGCGGGCCAATCACGCAGGACAACACCAGCGCCGAATATTATGACGTCATCTTCTCGGTTGCCGTCTCGCCGGTGCAAAAAGGCATCCTCTGGGCGGGCAGCGACGACGGCCTGATCCACATCACGCGCGATGGCGGCAAGAACTGGAGCGACGTGACGCCGGCTGATCTCAAAGCGCCCGATCACCAGTGGGCCAAAATCGGCAACATCGCCGCGTCACCCTTTGCGGCCTGCACAGCCTACGTGGCTGCGCGGCGCAACAAGCTCGATGACTTCGCGCCCTACGCCTACCGCACCGACGATTGCGGCCAGACCTGGACGAAGATCACCAACGGCATTCCCGACGGCTACTACGTGCAGAAAGTTGCGCCCGACACGGTGCGCAAAGGGCTGCTGTTTGCCGGCACCGAGCGCGGCGTCTTCGTCAGCTTCGACAACGGCGCGCAGTGGCAGCCGCTGCAGTTGAACCTGCCGCACGTTTCCGTACGCGATCTCGAGGTGCATGACAACGACCTGGTGCTGGCTACGCACGGCCGCGCCTTCTGGAGCCTGGACGACATCACGCCGCTGCGGCAATGGAAACCGGCCACTGCCTCAACGCAGGCGACGCTATTTAAGCCCGAGCCGGCCAGACGCACCTTTGGCGGCGGCTTCGACTTCTTTGAGCGCGGCGGCAGCGTGGCGCAGAACCCTCCCGGACCGGCCGTGATTGACTACTACCTCGCGCAGCCGCCGCAAGGGCCGGTAGAAATCACCGTCACCAACGCGCAGGGCGAAGTGATGAAGAGCTTCAGCAGCGCCAACAACCCCAAACCGCGCGCCAATAGCGGCGGCGAACGCGGCGGCTTCGCGCGCTTTTTCCGGCACGGCGTCACCGTACCCAATAAGCAGGGTTTCAACCGCTTCACCTGGAACCTGGAGGCGCTGACCGCGCCCGAGCCGATCAAGGGCGAAGTGCTGTGGGGCGCGCGCGGCGGCGTCACGCCTATTGTTCCGACCGGCGAGTACACGGTGAAGCTGACGGTGGACGGGCAATCGTACAGCCAACCGCTGACGGTGACGCTCGATCCCCGCCTGCATGCCACGCATGCCGATCTGGTCGCCCAGTGGGATTTGGCGGTAAAGATCAACCACGACCTGACCCAAGCCTGGGGCGCGGTGCGGCAGATGCTGGCCCTGCAAACTCAGATCGCGCGGGTCGACACCTCGGCGCCGGCTTCGGTGCAGGCAGCGGGCAACTTGCTGCACGGCAAGCTGCACACGGCGATTTACAAGATCAGCAATCTCGATAACAAGAGCGGGGAGGATCCGCTCAACTTTCCCATCATGCTCGACAACAAGCTGGCTGTTCTCGGCGGCCGCGTCGAAGAATGCACCTGCGCGCCGCAGCAAGGTTCGATTGAGGTCTACAGCCTTCTGCGCAGCCAACTCGATGCCCAGCTCGCCGCCTGGCGGGAGCTGCAGGCCAAGGACATCGTGGCTTTCAACGCCCTGCTGCAGCAGAACAAGCTGGCACCGGTGACGGTCAGTTCACAGCCGTAA
- a CDS encoding SDR family NAD(P)-dependent oxidoreductase — MAKSASVIVITGASAGVGRATVRHLAGPGVKIGLIARGKLGLEAARSEVEAAGGTGMVLPTDVAEAAQVEAAAQRVEDHWGPPDVWINDAMTSVFSPVKELHPDEIHRVTEVTYLGTVYGTMAALKRMLPRNRGVIIQVGSALAYRAIPLQAAYSGAKHAVQGFTESLRCELLHDHSRVRVTMVQMPGLNTPQFDWVKSRLPHRAQPVPPIYQPEVAARAIAFAIRHPRREVLVGGSTVSAVQANKLAAWWLDNYLARTNYRAQQTNEPEDPSRPNNLWHPVEGDRGAHGRFDDRARDHSRELWVARHRPAGWGWLLVGAGAAAVAGAPLLLKASNKLPELVRRAA; from the coding sequence ATGGCGAAATCAGCAAGTGTCATCGTAATTACCGGGGCCTCAGCCGGCGTGGGCCGTGCCACTGTACGTCACTTGGCCGGGCCCGGCGTCAAAATCGGCCTCATTGCGCGCGGCAAGCTGGGCCTCGAAGCCGCTCGCTCCGAAGTGGAAGCCGCTGGCGGAACCGGCATGGTCCTGCCCACGGATGTCGCCGAGGCCGCCCAGGTGGAAGCTGCCGCGCAGCGCGTGGAGGATCACTGGGGCCCTCCCGATGTCTGGATCAACGACGCCATGACCTCGGTATTTTCGCCGGTGAAAGAGCTCCATCCCGACGAAATTCACCGCGTCACCGAGGTCACCTATTTGGGCACCGTCTACGGCACCATGGCAGCGTTGAAACGTATGTTGCCGCGCAATCGCGGCGTCATCATCCAAGTCGGCTCGGCGCTGGCCTATCGCGCCATCCCGCTCCAGGCAGCTTACTCCGGCGCCAAGCACGCCGTTCAGGGCTTTACCGAGTCGCTGCGCTGTGAGCTGCTGCACGACCATAGCCGCGTGCGCGTAACTATGGTGCAAATGCCGGGGCTGAACACGCCCCAGTTCGACTGGGTGAAAAGCCGCTTGCCTCATCGCGCGCAGCCGGTGCCTCCAATCTACCAGCCTGAAGTCGCCGCCCGTGCTATTGCGTTTGCCATTCGTCATCCGCGCCGCGAAGTTCTGGTGGGCGGGTCCACCGTCAGTGCGGTTCAGGCCAACAAGCTCGCCGCCTGGTGGCTTGATAACTACCTGGCGCGCACCAACTACCGGGCGCAGCAGACGAACGAACCCGAGGATCCCTCGCGCCCCAACAATCTCTGGCACCCAGTCGAGGGCGACCGCGGCGCCCATGGCCGTTTTGACGACCGTGCTCGTGACCACAGCCGCGAGCTCTGGGTCGCCCGTCACCGTCCCGCCGGCTGGGGCTGGTTGCTGGTCGGTGCCGGCGCTGCCGCCGTGGCCGGCGCCCCGTTGCTGCTGAAAGCGAGCAACAAGCTTCCCGAGCTCGTCCGCCGCGCCGCCTAA
- a CDS encoding dienelactone hydrolase family protein, which produces METNWVELPVSDETAMAAFIAKPDAASRRGVLVLQEAFGVNGHIQEVAQRLAKLGYWAIAPDLFHRTAPRFQGDYGDFRPAMPHMKAMKYEATAADVRACYDWLVQQSATDVSSIGFCMGGRVSVLAAQVLPLKAAVSFYAGNILSLRGHVAETQAPLLLVWGDRDQHIPREQRDEFAGLLRAAHKSFVECTFGDAGHAFSNDQRPSYHPASARLAWALATAFLAQP; this is translated from the coding sequence ATGGAAACGAATTGGGTCGAGCTGCCTGTTAGCGATGAAACTGCTATGGCGGCATTTATAGCCAAGCCCGACGCCGCCTCGCGCCGCGGGGTTCTGGTTTTGCAGGAAGCCTTCGGCGTCAACGGCCACATTCAAGAGGTGGCGCAGCGGCTGGCGAAGCTGGGCTACTGGGCGATCGCGCCCGATTTGTTTCATCGCACCGCGCCGCGCTTTCAGGGTGACTATGGCGACTTCCGTCCTGCGATGCCGCACATGAAGGCGATGAAATACGAGGCGACCGCAGCCGACGTCCGCGCCTGCTATGACTGGCTGGTGCAGCAGAGCGCAACCGACGTGAGCTCGATCGGCTTCTGCATGGGCGGCCGCGTCTCAGTGCTCGCGGCTCAGGTTCTGCCCCTTAAAGCTGCGGTGTCGTTTTACGCCGGCAATATCCTGAGCCTGCGCGGTCACGTTGCCGAGACGCAAGCGCCGCTGCTCCTGGTATGGGGCGACCGCGACCAGCACATCCCGCGCGAGCAGCGCGACGAGTTCGCCGGTCTGCTGCGCGCCGCCCACAAGAGCTTCGTCGAATGCACCTTCGGCGACGCCGGCCACGCCTTCTCCAACGATCAGCGCCCCAGCTACCACCCCGCCTCCGCCCGTCTCGCCTGGGCCCTGGCCACTGCCTTCCTGGCGCAGCCGTAG